A window of Campylobacter pinnipediorum subsp. pinnipediorum contains these coding sequences:
- a CDS encoding lysophospholipid acyltransferase family protein produces the protein MILSRIKAAYYFVEFIISVVLVVFFMWIFKNNMHKVRRIWAKTQRILGFYKVEIIGKAKDANMIIVNHKSMLDIVVLEDVYPKNLCWIAKKEIGKLPIIGKIMTLPKMIPVDRESPRAIINLLKEVKDRLKDDRVIAIFPEGTRAKGNKLLKFQSGAKVLAEKLNLKVQPVVVVGSDILDVNNFTFKNGTIKVVYMDVVDTTKPDWYEDTRHKMQEILDQNRNVD, from the coding sequence ATGATATTATCAAGAATTAAAGCTGCGTATTATTTTGTAGAATTTATTATTAGTGTTGTTTTGGTTGTATTTTTTATGTGGATTTTTAAAAATAATATGCATAAAGTTAGGCGTATTTGGGCAAAAACGCAGAGAATTTTAGGCTTTTATAAAGTGGAAATTATAGGAAAAGCCAAAGATGCTAATATGATCATTGTTAATCATAAGAGCATGCTTGATATAGTTGTCTTAGAAGATGTTTATCCTAAAAATTTATGTTGGATTGCAAAAAAAGAGATAGGAAAATTACCAATTATAGGTAAAATTATGACTTTGCCTAAGATGATTCCTGTTGATAGAGAAAGTCCTAGGGCGATAATTAATTTACTAAAAGAGGTAAAAGATAGATTAAAAGATGATCGTGTGATTGCTATTTTTCCAGAAGGAACTAGGGCAAAAGGCAATAAGCTTTTGAAATTTCAAAGCGGAGCTAAAGTATTGGCTGAAAAACTGAATTTAAAAGTTCAACCAGTTGTTGTTGTTGGCTCTGACATACTTGATGTAAATAATTTTACTTTCAAGAACGGAACTATAAAAGTAGTATATATGGATGTTGTTGATACAACAAAACCAGATTGGTATGAGGATACAAGACATAAAATGCAAGAAATTTTAGATCAGAATAGAAATGTTGATTAA
- the purS gene encoding phosphoribosylformylglycinamidine synthase subunit PurS — MKAIINIALKNGVLDPAGKATEHALNSLGFNNISGVRIGKQIVLEIDEADKQKAQDRLKIMCDELLSNTVIEDYEIVL, encoded by the coding sequence ATGAAAGCAATTATAAATATAGCACTCAAAAATGGGGTTTTAGATCCAGCAGGAAAAGCTACAGAACACGCACTTAACTCTTTGGGATTTAATAATATATCAGGAGTTAGGATAGGTAAACAGATAGTTCTTGAAATAGATGAAGCTGATAAACAAAAAGCACAAGATCGGTTAAAAATTATGTGCGATGAACTTTTATCTAATACTGTTATAGAAGATTATGAGATAGTATTATGA
- a CDS encoding ATP-dependent Clp protease ATP-binding subunit has translation MANIGEQLTSSMSNALENGASLAIHSKNQQVMPLHIFWSLVVDDTSIMNQVFNKANINKEAVLLEIKSQIQNLPTSSNVSKENVSFSKDSINSLENAKALMISLGDNFIAVDTWIIANLNLEPIKSIISKFTDLTEIKKNLELIRGGKKITNQTSDENLNNLEKFGIDLTQKASNGELDPVIGRDEEITRMMQILIRKSKNNPILLGEPGVGKTAIVEGLAQKIISKDVPTSLANKRVIALDMSALIAGAKYRGEFEDRLKAVINEVKSAANIILFIDEIHTIVGAGASEGSMDAANILKPALARGELHTIGATTLKEYRKYFEKDAALQRRFQPVDIKEPTVNEALQILRGIKEKLEVHHNVNITDTALVAAAKLSHRYISGRFLPDKAIDLIDEAAAELKMQIESEPYELAKIKREIIALEVEKEALKMEDEEKNKDRLEQIQKDMEDLKEQKSGLELKFENEKSVFDGISNAKKQIDILKNEAENARRNGDFNKAAEIEYGKILEVSKTQKELEEKWENMKKSGVLLKNQVDEELVAGILSKWTGISVSKMLTSEKAKYTKIQEYLKQNVVGQDDALNALARAIKRNKAGLSSDKKPIGSFLFLGPTGVGKTQSAKALAKFLFDDERSLIRFDMSEYMEKHSVSRLLGAPPGYVGYEEGGQLTEAVRRKPYSVLLFDEIEKAHKDVFNILLGILDDGRATDNKGVTVDFKNTIIILTSNIASNFIMELEGEERDNSVKNELKNYFKPEFINRLDEIIIFNPLSEDGLVQIVDIMFEEIKEILNNRGIKASISLEAKKLIASAGFDINYGARPLRRALYELVEDKLADMILNDEISNDDTIEIQAQDNDIKIVKI, from the coding sequence ATGGCAAACATAGGAGAACAACTTACATCTTCGATGTCAAATGCTTTAGAAAATGGTGCTAGTTTAGCAATACACTCAAAAAACCAGCAGGTAATGCCTTTGCATATTTTTTGGAGTTTAGTTGTTGATGATACATCTATAATGAATCAGGTTTTTAATAAAGCAAATATAAATAAAGAAGCTGTTTTATTAGAGATAAAATCACAGATTCAAAATCTTCCAACATCATCAAATGTCAGTAAAGAAAATGTATCTTTTTCAAAAGATAGCATAAACTCACTTGAAAATGCAAAAGCTTTAATGATAAGTTTAGGTGATAATTTTATAGCTGTTGACACTTGGATAATAGCAAATTTAAACCTTGAACCAATAAAAAGCATAATATCAAAATTTACAGACTTAACTGAAATAAAGAAAAATCTAGAGCTTATAAGAGGTGGTAAAAAAATAACAAATCAAACAAGTGATGAAAATCTAAATAATTTGGAAAAATTCGGAATAGATTTAACACAAAAAGCATCAAATGGAGAGCTTGATCCGGTTATAGGTAGAGATGAAGAAATAACCAGAATGATGCAAATTTTAATAAGAAAAAGCAAAAATAACCCTATATTGTTAGGAGAACCTGGGGTTGGTAAAACAGCAATAGTTGAAGGATTGGCTCAAAAAATAATCTCAAAAGATGTGCCAACAAGCCTAGCAAACAAAAGGGTTATTGCACTTGATATGAGTGCATTGATAGCTGGCGCAAAATATAGAGGCGAGTTTGAAGATAGACTAAAAGCTGTTATAAATGAGGTAAAAAGTGCTGCGAATATCATTTTATTTATAGATGAAATTCACACCATAGTAGGAGCTGGAGCTAGTGAAGGAAGCATGGATGCTGCAAATATATTAAAACCAGCACTTGCAAGAGGAGAACTTCATACAATAGGAGCTACAACATTAAAAGAATATAGAAAATATTTTGAAAAAGATGCGGCTTTACAAAGAAGGTTTCAGCCAGTAGATATAAAAGAACCAACAGTAAATGAGGCTTTGCAAATCTTAAGAGGAATAAAAGAAAAACTAGAAGTTCATCATAATGTAAATATAACAGATACAGCTTTGGTTGCCGCTGCAAAACTTAGCCATAGATATATATCTGGTAGATTTTTACCTGATAAAGCGATTGATTTAATAGATGAGGCTGCGGCTGAATTAAAAATGCAAATAGAGAGTGAGCCTTATGAACTTGCAAAAATAAAAAGAGAGATAATAGCTCTTGAAGTTGAAAAAGAAGCTCTAAAAATGGAAGATGAAGAAAAAAACAAAGATCGTTTAGAACAAATACAAAAAGATATGGAAGACTTAAAAGAGCAAAAAAGCGGTCTTGAGCTTAAATTTGAAAATGAAAAATCAGTTTTTGATGGAATTTCAAATGCAAAAAAACAGATAGACATACTGAAAAACGAAGCGGAAAATGCAAGAAGAAATGGTGATTTTAATAAAGCGGCTGAAATAGAATATGGAAAAATCTTGGAAGTAAGCAAAACTCAAAAAGAGCTTGAAGAAAAATGGGAAAATATGAAAAAATCAGGTGTTTTGCTAAAAAATCAAGTTGATGAAGAACTTGTTGCTGGAATTTTAAGCAAATGGACTGGAATTTCTGTATCAAAAATGCTAACAAGCGAAAAAGCAAAATATACAAAGATACAAGAATATCTAAAACAAAATGTTGTTGGTCAAGACGATGCCTTAAATGCACTAGCAAGAGCTATCAAAAGAAACAAAGCTGGACTTAGTAGCGACAAAAAACCTATAGGCTCATTTTTATTTTTAGGTCCTACTGGTGTTGGAAAAACACAATCAGCAAAAGCATTAGCTAAGTTTTTATTTGATGATGAAAGATCTTTAATAAGATTTGATATGAGCGAATATATGGAAAAACATAGTGTTTCAAGACTACTAGGTGCACCTCCTGGATATGTAGGATATGAAGAAGGTGGTCAGTTAACAGAGGCCGTAAGAAGAAAACCTTATAGTGTGTTGTTATTTGATGAGATAGAAAAAGCACATAAAGATGTATTTAACATATTACTTGGCATATTAGATGATGGAAGAGCTACTGACAATAAAGGTGTTACGGTTGATTTTAAAAATACAATCATAATACTAACATCAAACATAGCTTCAAATTTTATAATGGAACTTGAAGGCGAAGAGCGAGATAACTCTGTAAAAAATGAGCTTAAAAATTATTTTAAACCAGAGTTTATAAACCGTCTTGATGAGATAATTATTTTCAATCCTTTAAGTGAAGATGGCCTTGTTCAAATTGTTGATATAATGTTTGAAGAGATAAAAGAGATTTTAAACAACCGCGGAATAAAGGCTAGTATCAGCTTAGAAGCAAAAAAACTAATAGCAAGTGCCGGTTTTGACATAAATTATGGAGCAAGACCTTTAAGAAGAGCTTTGTATGAACTTGTGGAAGATAAGTTGGCTGATATGATACTAAATGATGAAATTTCAAATGACGACACGATAGAGATACAAGCACAAGACAACGATATAAAAATCGTAAAGATATAA
- the purQ gene encoding phosphoribosylformylglycinamidine synthase subunit PurQ has protein sequence MKVAIVLFPGTNCEQDTKYAFELLGCETEVVWHKQDKISADLVVLPGGFSYGDYLRTAAIAKFSPIMKAVLEHAKNGGYILGICNGFQMLLELSLLDGAMRRNESMNFISKYHKLKVVSNKNKFLSNCIESEILNIPVAHGEGNYFTDQDTLKKLYDNEQVLLKYCDDYGNEINPNGSIDFIAGICDKNKKIFGLMPHPERACDLILGSDDGLKMLKGLVC, from the coding sequence ATGAAGGTAGCTATTGTATTATTTCCAGGTACAAATTGCGAACAAGATACTAAATATGCTTTTGAGCTTTTGGGTTGTGAAACTGAGGTGGTTTGGCACAAACAAGATAAAATTAGCGCTGATTTAGTAGTTTTACCTGGAGGTTTTAGCTATGGTGATTATCTTAGAACAGCTGCAATAGCAAAATTTTCACCTATAATGAAAGCTGTTTTAGAGCATGCTAAAAATGGTGGATATATTCTTGGAATTTGTAATGGCTTTCAAATGCTTCTTGAGTTGTCTTTGCTGGATGGTGCCATGAGAAGAAATGAGAGCATGAATTTTATATCAAAATACCATAAGCTTAAAGTTGTATCTAATAAAAATAAATTCTTATCTAATTGTATTGAATCTGAAATTTTAAATATACCGGTAGCACATGGTGAGGGTAATTATTTTACAGATCAAGACACGTTGAAAAAACTATATGATAATGAGCAAGTTTTATTAAAGTATTGCGATGATTATGGTAATGAAATCAACCCAAATGGCTCTATTGATTTTATTGCTGGAATTTGTGATAAAAATAAAAAAATATTTGGACTTATGCCACATCCAGAGCGTGCTTGTGATTTAATACTTGGTTCTGATGATGGACTTAAAATGCTTAAAGGTTTAGTTTGTTAA
- a CDS encoding SH3 domain-containing protein — MLKKYILFSLVVFLYAENLDEPSVFDMMQRDGTDKFIKNKPSQTSEYNKIDEHLDKDQIDKRDIINLNPTDEPDLNIPEYMLYDTIKKKDIILKVSEMPKEVIVGEIFKIDISVNIQSNFDFEFVSELDETNLNWLNKNSIQWVKYKDSENYIATFYIQVKNTKAKSTSFNLKLIRNEEVFQEGNMNIFLPKLKQLKTQNDYNNIVADLLEVKKFKTTKFDDTNNIMIVELYGKNINMASFYIDNKNIIKQGVDTIAGDFGSQSAYYFAVFKPNKKTLDFSYYNLVRGKFDSFSLPVSIEDDEISTQIGLNPKQSDIVFYKNSVIYILGLIFFIIFLIKRKVIYFILFLIFAAIGFYSYNPFRNAVLNKNVNVKILPTINSTIFYTTQTDENVEILLYVDDYVKVLFHDGKIGWVKKDDIIKN; from the coding sequence TTGTTAAAAAAATATATTCTATTTTCTCTAGTTGTTTTTTTATATGCTGAAAACTTAGATGAACCTAGTGTTTTTGATATGATGCAAAGGGATGGTACTGATAAATTTATAAAAAATAAACCATCCCAAACATCGGAATATAATAAAATAGATGAGCATTTAGATAAAGATCAAATAGATAAAAGGGATATAATTAATTTAAATCCTACAGATGAGCCTGATTTGAATATCCCTGAATATATGCTTTATGATACGATAAAAAAGAAAGATATTATTTTAAAAGTTTCTGAAATGCCAAAAGAGGTCATTGTCGGAGAGATTTTTAAAATAGATATATCTGTAAATATTCAAAGCAATTTTGATTTTGAGTTTGTAAGTGAATTAGATGAGACAAATTTAAATTGGTTAAATAAAAATAGTATTCAATGGGTAAAATATAAAGATAGTGAAAATTATATAGCTACTTTTTATATACAGGTAAAAAACACAAAGGCAAAAAGTACTAGTTTTAATTTAAAATTAATTAGAAATGAAGAAGTATTTCAGGAAGGTAATATGAATATTTTTCTTCCAAAATTAAAACAATTAAAAACACAAAACGATTATAATAATATTGTTGCTGATTTGCTAGAGGTAAAGAAATTTAAAACTACTAAATTTGATGACACAAACAATATAATGATAGTTGAATTATATGGTAAAAATATCAATATGGCATCATTTTATATAGATAATAAAAATATAATAAAACAAGGTGTTGATACTATAGCTGGTGATTTTGGTAGTCAAAGTGCATATTATTTTGCTGTTTTTAAACCAAATAAAAAAACATTGGATTTTAGCTATTATAATTTAGTTAGAGGAAAATTTGATAGTTTTTCTTTGCCTGTTAGTATAGAAGATGATGAAATTAGCACACAGATAGGATTAAATCCAAAACAAAGTGATATAGTTTTTTATAAAAATAGCGTTATATACATACTCGGGCTGATATTTTTTATTATATTTTTGATAAAAAGAAAAGTAATATATTTTATTTTATTTTTAATATTTGCGGCTATTGGTTTTTATAGTTATAATCCTTTTAGAAATGCTGTTTTAAATAAAAATGTAAATGTAAAAATATTACCTACAATTAATTCTACTATTTTTTATACTACACAGACAGATGAAAATGTAGAGATATTGTTATATGTTGATGATTATGTGAAAGTATTATTTCATGATGGAAAAATTGGATGGGTAAAAAAAGATGATATTATCAAGAATTAA
- the crcB gene encoding fluoride efflux transporter CrcB, which yields MLIKIFAVGLGGFFGAILRFVLSSVILKVYPSFPLGTLFVNVFGSFLMGIFLSLNFENENLKLFVTTGILGALTTFSTFTYENIIFLNENNFKFFILNIILNLLLCILFCYLGILLIKKL from the coding sequence ATGTTGATTAAGATATTTGCTGTTGGTTTAGGTGGATTTTTTGGGGCTATTTTGAGATTTGTTTTAAGCAGTGTAATTTTAAAAGTGTATCCAAGTTTTCCACTAGGAACACTTTTTGTAAATGTCTTTGGTAGTTTTTTGATGGGAATTTTCTTATCATTAAATTTTGAAAATGAAAATTTAAAGCTATTTGTCACTACTGGTATTCTTGGTGCCTTAACAACTTTTTCAACTTTTACTTATGAAAATATTATATTTTTAAATGAAAATAATTTTAAATTTTTTATATTAAATATAATTTTAAACCTATTGTTGTGTATATTGTTTTGTTATTTAGGTATATTGCTTATTAAAAAATTATAG
- a CDS encoding S41 family peptidase, producing MKLFNIRRFFLKKGKFFLISAALASVFFMANLNAKSQENDTKDRVEALSKLNKALNTVEKYYVDDIKFNELIDKTIAGLMQNLDAHSSFLNEKAFKDMQVQTNGEFGGLGITVSMKDGALTVVSPIEDTPADKAGIKAGDIILRIDGNATIGTTIDEAINKMRGEPKTPINITIVRKGEPKPFDVKIVRDIIKVESVYTKIIKDSNILYLRVTNFDKNVVSKAKDAIKKHKNVEGIILDLRNNPGGLLNQAVGLVDLFVDKGVIVSQKGRDEKENSQYSASKSATITNLPLAVLVNGGSASASEIVSGSLQDSKRAVVVGENTFGKGSVQVVLPIDKKEAIKLTIARYYLPSGKTVQAVGVIPDVVVHPGKVPQNDNSAFMIKENELKAHLQGELEKIKDEKSDKKEKDDNKGKKENDKNIVTQKKVNDDIQLKTAIDVIKVLKTNIKG from the coding sequence ATGAAATTATTTAACATTAGGAGATTTTTTTTGAAAAAAGGTAAATTTTTTTTAATTTCTGCGGCGTTAGCCTCTGTTTTTTTTATGGCAAATTTAAATGCAAAATCACAAGAGAATGATACAAAAGATAGGGTTGAGGCTCTATCAAAATTAAACAAAGCTTTAAATACAGTTGAAAAATACTATGTTGATGATATAAAATTTAATGAACTTATTGATAAAACTATTGCAGGGCTTATGCAAAATCTTGATGCTCACTCTAGTTTTTTAAATGAAAAAGCATTTAAAGATATGCAAGTTCAGACAAATGGAGAATTTGGTGGACTTGGTATAACTGTAAGTATGAAAGATGGTGCTTTGACTGTTGTGTCTCCTATAGAGGATACTCCTGCTGATAAAGCTGGTATAAAAGCTGGAGATATTATTTTAAGAATTGATGGAAATGCTACTATAGGCACAACTATAGATGAAGCTATAAATAAAATGAGAGGTGAACCAAAAACTCCTATCAATATCACTATTGTTAGAAAAGGTGAGCCAAAACCATTTGATGTTAAGATTGTAAGAGATATTATAAAGGTTGAATCTGTATACACTAAAATCATAAAAGATTCAAATATTTTATACTTAAGAGTTACAAATTTTGATAAAAATGTAGTTAGTAAAGCCAAAGATGCAATTAAAAAACATAAAAATGTAGAAGGTATTATACTTGATCTTAGAAACAACCCTGGTGGACTTCTAAATCAAGCTGTTGGTCTTGTTGATTTGTTTGTTGATAAAGGTGTTATAGTTTCTCAAAAAGGTAGAGATGAAAAAGAAAACTCACAATATAGTGCAAGCAAAAGTGCCACTATAACAAATCTTCCTTTGGCTGTTTTGGTTAATGGTGGTAGTGCAAGTGCAAGTGAGATAGTTAGTGGATCTTTGCAAGATAGTAAAAGAGCTGTTGTTGTCGGAGAAAATACATTTGGAAAAGGTAGTGTTCAAGTTGTTTTACCTATAGATAAAAAAGAGGCTATTAAATTAACTATAGCTAGATATTATTTGCCTAGTGGTAAAACAGTTCAAGCTGTCGGTGTTATACCAGATGTTGTTGTTCATCCTGGAAAAGTTCCACAAAATGACAACAGTGCATTTATGATAAAAGAAAATGAACTAAAAGCTCATCTTCAAGGCGAACTTGAAAAAATAAAAGATGAGAAATCAGATAAAAAAGAAAAAGATGATAATAAAGGCAAAAAAGAAAATGATAAAAATATAGTAACTCAGAAAAAAGTTAATGATGATATTCAGTTAAAGACTGCGATAGATGTTATTAAGGTTTTAAAAACAAATATAAAGGGCTAA
- a CDS encoding M20/M25/M40 family metallo-hydrolase, with protein MEVMDYFKQICSIPHCSFETKKMSEFLVDFCNKNGCKTVIDEFGTIHAIKGKPKLCLQAHYDMVCIGEAPNLELVVDNGYMMAKNSSLGADNGIGVAIMMNSISNFENIECLFTNDEEVGMIGATNFKGEIVSKYLLNLDSEDDNEVIIGCAGGLDLFASIDLQMQTTSIKNTYEVTVSRLRGGHSGIEIHKNIPNAIKVLARFLRENECKLVSIDGGERSNSIPTKAKAVVACEKELVSNNEFISVKKIESSNEVMVNGDRVLAFINSFSQGVRSYDANISIVLNSINLSLVNIKDNKVILTFFARSMDEKGLRELEFETTELAKVLGFDVSVKDRSVAWKPEITEFANDVLKQLQVFRPEAKITAIHAGLECGILKDGQKNLTVCSIGPNIHSPHSTNEKVELASVDIITKVVNNIVRKYQ; from the coding sequence ATGGAAGTTATGGATTATTTTAAACAAATTTGTTCCATTCCTCATTGTAGTTTTGAAACTAAAAAGATGTCTGAGTTTTTGGTTGATTTTTGTAACAAAAATGGCTGTAAAACAGTTATAGATGAGTTTGGAACAATACATGCTATTAAAGGCAAACCGAAACTTTGTTTGCAGGCTCATTATGATATGGTTTGCATAGGAGAGGCTCCAAATTTAGAACTCGTTGTGGATAATGGCTATATGATGGCTAAAAATTCATCACTTGGTGCTGATAATGGTATCGGTGTAGCTATAATGATGAACTCTATTTCAAATTTTGAAAATATTGAGTGCCTTTTTACAAATGATGAAGAGGTTGGAATGATAGGAGCAACTAATTTTAAAGGTGAGATTGTTTCAAAATATCTTTTAAATTTAGACAGTGAAGATGATAATGAGGTTATTATAGGTTGTGCTGGTGGTCTTGATTTGTTTGCAAGTATTGATTTGCAAATGCAAACAACAAGCATTAAAAATACCTATGAAGTTACTGTTAGTAGACTTCGTGGAGGTCACTCTGGTATTGAAATTCATAAAAATATACCAAATGCTATAAAGGTTTTAGCTAGATTTTTAAGAGAAAATGAATGTAAGCTAGTAAGTATTGATGGTGGAGAAAGAAGTAACTCTATACCTACAAAAGCAAAAGCTGTAGTTGCATGTGAAAAAGAACTAGTAAGCAATAATGAGTTTATAAGTGTGAAAAAGATTGAAAGCTCAAATGAAGTTATGGTTAATGGTGATAGAGTGCTAGCTTTTATTAACTCATTTTCCCAAGGTGTAAGAAGCTATGACGCAAATATAAGCATAGTGTTAAATAGTATAAATTTATCTCTTGTAAATATAAAAGATAATAAAGTTATTTTGACATTTTTTGCAAGGTCTATGGATGAAAAAGGTTTAAGAGAATTAGAGTTTGAAACCACAGAATTGGCTAAGGTACTTGGATTTGATGTTTCTGTAAAAGATAGATCTGTTGCCTGGAAGCCAGAGATTACTGAATTTGCTAATGATGTTTTAAAACAGCTTCAAGTTTTCCGTCCTGAGGCAAAGATTACTGCAATTCATGCTGGACTTGAATGTGGAATCTTAAAAGATGGTCAAAAAAATCTAACAGTTTGTTCAATAGGTCCAAATATACACTCTCCACATTCTACCAATGAAAAAGTAGAACTAGCTTCTGTTGATATAATAACTAAAGTTGTGAATAATATAGTAAGAAAATATCAGTAG
- the purC gene encoding phosphoribosylaminoimidazolesuccinocarboxamide synthase, with protein MQKLELVYEGKGKKLYSTNDENLLVAEFKDDLTAFNAQKKGSEQGKGALNNKISTQIFKLLQDSGIKTHLVETISDTEQVIKKCKIIPLEVVVRNIATGSLTKRLGIEDGKVLPFTLVEFYYKNDDLNDPIVNDEHCLVMELVRSKDDLEVLRKTGREINDILFKFFKERNLKLVDFKVEFGIDKDGNIILADEISPDSCRFWDATTNEKLDKDRFRQGIGEVKVAYEEVLRRILS; from the coding sequence ATGCAAAAACTAGAACTTGTGTATGAGGGTAAGGGTAAAAAGTTATATAGCACTAATGATGAAAATCTTTTAGTAGCAGAGTTTAAAGATGATTTAACAGCATTTAATGCTCAAAAAAAAGGTAGTGAACAAGGAAAGGGTGCCTTAAATAACAAAATAAGCACTCAAATTTTTAAACTACTTCAGGATAGTGGTATAAAAACGCATCTTGTTGAGACTATTAGTGATACAGAACAAGTTATAAAAAAATGTAAAATTATACCTCTTGAGGTTGTTGTAAGAAATATAGCAACCGGTTCTCTTACAAAAAGACTTGGTATTGAAGATGGTAAGGTTTTACCTTTTACTTTAGTTGAGTTTTATTATAAAAATGATGATTTGAATGACCCTATAGTAAATGATGAGCATTGTCTTGTTATGGAACTTGTTAGAAGCAAAGATGACTTAGAAGTATTACGTAAAACCGGTAGAGAGATAAATGATATTTTATTTAAGTTCTTTAAAGAAAGAAACCTAAAACTTGTTGATTTTAAAGTTGAGTTTGGAATAGACAAAGATGGAAATATAATATTAGCTGATGAAATTAGTCCTGATAGTTGCCGTTTTTGGGATGCTACAACAAATGAAAAATTAGACAAAGATAGATTTAGGCAAGGTATAGGTGAGGTAAAAGTTGCTTATGAAGAAGTATTAAGAAGAATTTTATCATAA